Proteins from one Pseudoliparis swirei isolate HS2019 ecotype Mariana Trench chromosome 22, NWPU_hadal_v1, whole genome shotgun sequence genomic window:
- the grik5 gene encoding glutamate receptor ionotropic, kainate 5, with translation MRRPLPISPSLSAFLAAILDDQSVCGRGERLALALARENINSMMEGPARARVEVDIYELQKDSQYDTTDTMCQILPKGVVSVIGPASSPASSSTVSHICGEKEIPHVKIGPEETPRLPYLRFATVTLYPSNEDLSLAVEAILCSFGYPSASLVCAKAECLLRLEELVRRFLISRETLSIRMLDDNLDPTPLLKEIRDDKVATIIIDANASVSYHILKKASELGMTSSFYKYILTTMDFPLLRLDEIVDDQSNIVGFSMFNTTHPFYLEFIRSLNLSWREGCDLTYPGPALSSALMFDAVHVVVGAVRELNRSQEIGVKPLSCSSPQIWQHGTSLMNYLRMVEYDGLTGRVEFNSKGQRTNYTLRILEKHRGGLKEIGVWYSNNTLAMNSTSLDINVSEKLANKTLTVTTILENPYVMRRDNYQVFQGNDQYEGFCVDMLKELSDILKFSFKIKLVDDGQYGAPEPNGSWTGMVGELINRKADLAVAGFTITSEREKVIDFSKPFMTLGISILYRVQLGRKPGYFSFLDPFSLAVWLFMLLAYLAVSCVLFLAARLSPYEWYNPYPCLRDRRDMLENQYTLGNSLWFPIGGFMQQGSEIMPRAVSTRCVSGVWWAFTLIIISSYTANLAAFLTVQRMEVPIESPDDLADQTNIEYGTIHGGSTMTFFMNSRYQTYQRMWNYMNSKQPSVFVKSTEEGIARVVNSKYAFLMESTMNEYYRGLNCNLTKIGGLLDTKGYGIGMPLGSPFRDELTLAILQLQENNRLEILKRRWWEGGQCLKEEDHRAKGLGMENIGGIFVVLICGLIIAVFVAIMEFVWSTRHSTEIDEVSVCQEMITEFRNAVSCKKSSRMRRRRPLSSSAALRHPTRIALGAPRPLRLVREMRLSNGKLYSGTGPLTGGAGGGGAGGTGLPELGPGPQRLLDDPLGANTTPPPPAPTPVMLSARSCTHVRICQECRRIQSVRSGSTIGSTTTRIPPLSAPLPRLALPPPPSTSNTDSEGGGGLSPRRLHHSPPHHSSRPIPSPQNSKTTDLLGKQD, from the exons ATGAGACGACCATTACcaatctctccttccctctctgccTTTCTAGCGGCAATCCTGGATGACCAGTCTGTTTGTGGGCGTGGGGAGCGGCTGGCGCTGGCCTTGGCCAGGGAGAACATCAACAGTATGATGGAGGGTCCGGCCAGAGCCCGAGTGGAGGTGGACATATACGAGCTGCAAAAAGACTCCCAGTACGACACTACTGACACCA TGTGTCAGATTCTACCCAAAGGCGTCGTCTCTGTGATAGGTCCCGCCTCCAGTCCCGCCTCTAGCTCTACTGTCAGTCACATATGTGGGGAAAAGGAG ATCCCTCATGTCAAGATCGGTCCGGAGGAGACTCCCCGCTTGCCATACCTGCGCTTTGCCACAGTCACTCTGTACCCTAGCAACGAGGACCTGAGCCTGGCCGTAGAAGCCATCTTGTGCTCGTTCGGTTACCCATCAGCCAGCCTGGTCTGTGCCAAGGCTGAGT GCCTGCTGAGATTGGAGGAACTGGTCCGCCGCTTTCTTATATCTCGGGAGACGCTGTCAATCAGAATGCTGGATGACAACCTGGACCCGACCCCGCTTCTGAAGGAGATCCGAGACGACAAAGTGGCCACCATCATCATTGACGCCAACGCCTCTGTGTCCTATCACATCCTCAAGAAG GCGTCTGAGCTggggatgacatcatcgtttTACAAGTACATACTCACCACAATG GACTTCCCACTCCTGAGACTGGATGAGATAGTGGACGATCAGTCAAACATTGTGGGGTTCTCCATGTTCAACACCACCCATCCCTTCTATTTGGAGTTCATCAGGAGCCTGAACCTCTCTTGGAGGGAGGGATGTGACCTAACGTACCCCGGCCCTGCg CTCTCGTCAGCATTGATGTTTGATGCGGTGCATGTGGTGGTGGGGGCGGTGAGGGAATTGAACCGCAGTCAGGAGATTGGAGTGAAGCCGCTCAGCTGCTCCTCACCCCAGATCTGGCAACATGGGACCAGTCTTATGAACTACCTGCGCATG GTGGAGTACGATGGTCTGACGGGGCGTGTGGAGTTCAACAGCAAAGGTCAGAGGACCAACTATACCCTGAGGATTCTGGAGAAACACCGAGGAGGCCTCAAAGAG ATCGGGGTCTGGTACTCCAACAACACTCTGGCAATGAACTCCACCAGTCTGGATATCAATGTCTCAGAGAAGCTGGCAAACAAGACCCTCACTGTCACCACCATACTG GAAAACCCATACGTGATGCGCAGAGACAACTACCAGGTCTTCCAGGGCAACGACCAGTACGAGGGCTTCTGTGTCGACATGCTCAAGGAGCTCTCAGACATCTTAAAATTCTCCTTCAAGATCAAGCTGGTGGATGATGGCCAGTATGGGGCCCCAGAGCCCAACGGCTCTTGGACCGGCATGGTGGGAGAGCTAATCAACAGG AAAGCAGACCTGGCCGTAGCCGGCTTCACCATCAcgtcggagagagagaaagttatCGACTTCTCTAAGCCGTTCATGACCCTGGGGATCAGCATCTTGTACAGAGTTCAGCTG GGTCGGAAGCCGGGTTACTTCTCCTTCCTCGATCCCTTCTCTCTGGCCGTCTGGCTCTTCATGCTGCTCGCCTACCTGGCTGTCAGCTGTGTGCTCTTCCTGGCTGCAAG GCTGAGCCCTTATGAGTGGTACAACCCTTACCCGTGTCTGCGAGATCGCAGGGACATGTTGGAGAACCAGTACACACTCGGGAACAGCCTGTGGTTCCCTATTGGAGGCTTCATGCAGCAGGGGTCAGAGATAATGCCCAGAGCCGTGTCCACCAGATGTGTTAGCGGGGTGTG GTGGGCGTTCACCCTGATCATCATCTCCTCCTACACGGCTAACCTGGCCGCCTTCCTCACCGTCCAGAGGATGGAGGTTCCCATCGAGTCTCCGGATGACTTGGCCGACCAGACCAACATCGAGTATGGCACCATCCACGGAGGGAGCACCATGACCTTTTTCATG AACTCGCGGTACCAGACCTACCAGCGGATGTGGAACTACATGAACTCCAAGCAGCCCAGTGTATTTGTGAAAAGCACAGAGGAGGGCATCGCCCGCGTGGTCAACTCCAAGTACGCCTTCCTGATGGAGAGCACAATGAACGAGTACTACCGCGGCCTCAACTGTAACCTCACGAAGATAGGAGGCCTACTGGACACCAAGGGTTATGGTATCGGCATGCCGCTGG GGTCTCCGTTCAGAGATGAGCTCACGCTGGCCATCCTCCAGCTGCAGGAGAATAACAGGCTGGAGATACTGAAGAGGCGGTGGTGGGAGGGAGGCCAATGCCTCAAAGAGGAGGACCACCGTGCCAAGG GTCTGGGCATGGAGAACATTGGGGGCATCTTTGTCGTGCTGATCTGTGGGCTCATCATTGCCGTGTTTGTGGCCATCATGGAGTTTGTGTGGTCCACACGTCACTCTACAGAGATCGATGAG GTGTCTGTTTGTCAGGAGATGATCACAGAGTTTAGAAACGCCGTCTCCTGTAAGAAGAGCTCCCGTATGCGCCGCCGTCGGCCCCTCAGCAGCTCAGCAGCCCTGCGGCATCCCACTCGTATTGCTCTGGGGGCCCCTCGACCTCTGCGCCTGGTCCGGGAGATGCGCCTTAGCAACGGCAAGCTCTACAGCGGCACCGGCCCGCTgacaggtggagctggaggaggtggagcagggGGGACGGGGCTTCCCGAATTAGGGCCAGGGCCCCAGCGGCTCTTAGATGATCCACTGGGGGCCAACAcgacccctcctccaccagcacctACACCTGTGATGCTGTCCGCCCGCAGTTGCACCCACGTGCGGATCTGCCAGGAGTGCCGGAGGATCCAGAGCGTGAGATCGGGGAGCACCATAGGATCAACCACAACAAGAATACCACCTTTATCAGCACCCCTGCCCCGGCTAGCcctacccccacccccatccacatccaacacagacagcgagGGCGGAGGGGGGCTCAGCCCAAGGCGGCTACACCACAGCCCACCACATCATAGCTCTCGACCCATTCCCTCTCCACAGAACAGCAAAACCACAGACCTACTGGGTAAACAGGACTGA